The Thomasclavelia ramosa DSM 1402 genome includes a region encoding these proteins:
- a CDS encoding LCP family protein, producing the protein MKEKILKFITSKFFVLGIQLLATIAVVYFTFKLDLVPTKYLIAGIVVLALLLAGFFGIIYSSEQKIKKGLSSKRGIVTKIISLLTSIILIAGCTYISRGNNFIENVSNATGQEYVVSVISLKNGKITKLKDLDSSKKIGVSYEKDTVTIAEALKDLDTEIGDHEYTKYDNYASLADALYEGKVDAIVVGEQYRTMLQTNHEEFNDVTKVLKSYAYDAKMEVTTKQTDVTENAFSIYVTGIDVYGSLKTVSRSDVNLIVTVNPKTKQILMTSIPRDCQINLHKNGKMDKLTHTGIYGTSETINTIQDLLEMKINYFARTNFSGMTNIVDALGGITVNSSEAFETLHGNYQISEGLNEMDGDKALCFVRERKRLKRGDFARGENQQKVLKAMLDKAMSPKIITNFNNILSAVEGCFETDMSDKEIKSLINMQLNDMADWKIINVQIEGEYQLMDDTFSMKGTNSDVMIPFESHIERVRELINKVEEGKEIKDSELKGLTH; encoded by the coding sequence ATGAAAGAAAAAATACTCAAATTTATTACATCGAAGTTTTTTGTCTTAGGAATTCAATTATTAGCTACGATTGCAGTAGTCTACTTTACATTCAAACTGGATTTAGTGCCGACTAAGTATTTAATTGCTGGAATTGTGGTATTAGCGTTGTTATTAGCAGGATTCTTTGGAATTATTTATAGTAGTGAACAAAAAATCAAAAAAGGATTATCGAGTAAACGAGGAATAGTTACTAAAATTATTAGTTTATTGACAAGTATCATTTTGATTGCTGGCTGTACTTATATTTCAAGAGGGAATAATTTTATTGAAAATGTTTCTAATGCCACTGGACAAGAATATGTTGTTTCAGTGATTTCATTAAAGAATGGTAAAATTACTAAATTAAAAGATCTTGATAGTTCCAAAAAAATTGGAGTATCTTATGAAAAGGATACTGTTACGATTGCTGAAGCCTTAAAAGATCTTGATACCGAGATTGGTGATCATGAATATACTAAGTATGATAATTATGCTTCACTTGCAGATGCTCTTTATGAGGGAAAAGTAGATGCAATTGTTGTTGGTGAACAATATCGAACGATGCTGCAGACAAATCATGAAGAATTTAATGATGTTACTAAGGTTTTAAAATCATATGCTTATGATGCGAAAATGGAAGTAACGACTAAACAAACAGATGTTACTGAAAATGCTTTTTCAATTTATGTTACAGGAATTGATGTTTATGGAAGTTTAAAAACAGTATCACGTAGTGATGTAAATTTAATTGTTACGGTAAATCCCAAAACAAAACAAATTTTGATGACAAGTATACCTCGTGATTGTCAAATTAACTTGCATAAAAATGGAAAAATGGATAAATTAACACATACTGGTATATATGGAACAAGTGAAACAATTAATACAATTCAAGATTTATTGGAAATGAAAATTAATTATTTTGCACGTACTAATTTTAGTGGTATGACTAATATTGTTGATGCTTTAGGCGGAATTACAGTTAATTCAAGTGAGGCTTTTGAAACTTTGCATGGTAATTATCAAATCAGTGAAGGTTTGAATGAGATGGATGGTGATAAAGCATTGTGTTTCGTTCGAGAAAGAAAAAGATTAAAACGTGGTGATTTTGCTCGTGGTGAAAATCAGCAAAAGGTTTTAAAGGCAATGCTTGATAAAGCTATGTCACCTAAGATTATTACTAATTTTAATAATATTTTAAGTGCAGTTGAAGGCTGCTTTGAAACAGATATGTCAGATAAAGAGATTAAGTCATTGATAAATATGCAATTAAATGATATGGCGGATTGGAAGATCATCAATGTTCAAATTGAAGGTGAGTATCAATTAATGGATGATACTTTTTCAATGAAAGGGACTAATAGTGATGTTATGATTCCTTTTGAATCACATATTGAAAGAGTACGAGAATTGATCAATAAAGTCGAAGAAGGTAAAGAAATTAAAGATAGTGAATTAAAAGGATTAACTCATTAA
- the srtB gene encoding class B sortase — protein MAKTKKSFIERIKPTGAKDLIRKIILLVCICVFCYSAYNLASIFLEYKSMDDSNKEVEETYVTENTEQKNSYKTIDFEALLARNSDVKGWIDIPDTKVSYPIVQGETNDTYIHSDIDKKEFRAGSIFIASENKNPFTDLNTVIYGHNMKNGSMFNNIKSYTEQDFADKHPYVYIYLPDGTVSRYKVVAAHIIPEESLLYNTGITDIQAFYQEMLKTSDIKVDFEQAAGNPVITLSTCTSAGSESGKRNVVHAVLDRAGIDPKTETMD, from the coding sequence ATGGCAAAAACAAAAAAGAGTTTTATTGAGAGAATAAAACCGACTGGAGCTAAAGATTTAATTAGAAAAATTATTTTATTAGTTTGTATTTGTGTATTTTGTTATAGTGCGTATAATCTAGCCTCAATTTTTCTTGAATATAAGAGCATGGATGATAGTAATAAAGAAGTAGAAGAAACATATGTTACTGAAAATACAGAACAAAAAAATTCATATAAGACAATTGATTTTGAAGCCTTATTAGCAAGAAATTCAGATGTTAAGGGATGGATCGATATTCCTGATACTAAAGTTAGTTATCCAATTGTTCAAGGAGAAACTAATGATACATATATTCATAGTGATATTGACAAAAAGGAATTTAGAGCCGGTTCAATTTTTATTGCAAGTGAAAATAAAAACCCTTTTACTGATTTAAATACTGTTATTTATGGTCATAATATGAAAAATGGTTCAATGTTTAATAACATTAAATCATATACAGAACAAGATTTTGCAGATAAACACCCGTATGTTTATATTTATTTACCAGATGGGACAGTAAGTCGTTATAAAGTAGTAGCAGCACATATTATTCCAGAAGAGAGTTTATTATATAATACTGGAATTACTGATATTCAAGCTTTTTATCAAGAGATGTTAAAAACTAGTGATATTAAGGTTGATTTTGAACAAGCTGCAGGTAATCCGGTAATTACTTTATCAACATGTACTTCAGCTGGTAGTGAAAGCGGAAAACGTAATGTTGTTCATGCAGTCTTGGATAGAGCAGGAATTGATCCTAAAACGGAAACAATGGATTAA
- the ychF gene encoding redox-regulated ATPase YchF codes for MALTAGIVGLPNVGKSTLFNAITNAQVEAANYPFATIDPNVGVVEVPDYRLDKLTELVEPKKTVPTTFGFTDIAGLVKGASRGEGLGNKFLGNIRETDAICEVVRCFRDKDVTHVDGDVDPIRDIETINLELIFADLDTVEKRIGRIGKKAQSGDKEAKLEVAILEKLKSTLEANKPARVIEFSKEEMDVVKQYTLLTMKPIIYVANLGEEDLEDPTTNPHYNKVVEFAAGEGADVVPICAKIESELVGMDKEEKDLFLQDLGIEESGLDKLIKEAYKLLGLRTYFTAGVQEVRAWTFKEGMTAPEMAGIIHSDFQRGFIKAETYSFDDLVEYGSEHALKEAGKIRQEGKQYVGQDGDIMLFKFNV; via the coding sequence ATGGCACTGACAGCCGGAATTGTAGGATTGCCAAATGTTGGGAAGTCAACATTGTTTAATGCAATAACAAATGCCCAAGTTGAGGCAGCAAACTATCCGTTTGCAACAATCGACCCTAATGTTGGGGTTGTAGAAGTACCTGATTATCGTTTAGATAAGTTAACAGAATTAGTTGAACCTAAAAAAACTGTTCCAACTACTTTCGGTTTTACTGATATTGCTGGTCTTGTTAAAGGGGCGAGTCGTGGTGAGGGTTTAGGAAATAAATTTTTAGGGAATATTCGTGAAACTGATGCAATTTGTGAAGTTGTTCGCTGTTTTAGAGATAAGGATGTAACTCATGTTGATGGCGATGTCGATCCTATTAGAGATATTGAAACAATTAATTTAGAGTTGATTTTTGCTGATTTAGATACTGTAGAAAAAAGAATTGGACGAATTGGTAAAAAAGCACAATCAGGAGACAAAGAAGCGAAGTTAGAAGTCGCTATTTTAGAAAAATTAAAAAGTACGCTAGAAGCCAATAAACCAGCTCGAGTGATCGAGTTTAGTAAAGAAGAAATGGATGTTGTTAAACAATATACTTTATTAACAATGAAACCAATCATTTATGTGGCAAATCTAGGTGAAGAAGACTTAGAAGATCCAACTACTAATCCACATTATAATAAAGTCGTTGAATTTGCAGCTGGTGAAGGGGCTGATGTTGTCCCTATTTGTGCAAAAATTGAAAGTGAATTAGTTGGAATGGATAAAGAAGAAAAAGATTTATTTTTACAAGATTTAGGAATTGAAGAAAGCGGTCTTGATAAATTGATCAAAGAAGCCTATAAACTATTAGGACTTCGTACATACTTTACTGCCGGGGTACAAGAAGTACGAGCTTGGACTTTTAAAGAAGGTATGACAGCCCCAGAAATGGCGGGAATTATTCATAGTGATTTCCAGAGAGGTTTTATTAAAGCAGAAACATATAGTTTTGATGATTTAGTCGAATATGGCAGTGAACATGCTTTAAAAGAAGCTGGTAAGATTCGTCAGGAAGGAAAACAATATGTTGGTCAAGATGGTGACATCATGTTGTTTAAATTTAATGTCTAA
- a CDS encoding Smr/MutS family protein, whose protein sequence is MFNQIDIHGCTTIEAKIRLDNYLNSLSPNTKEITVVHGYSSKILQQFIRKQYKHKRAGRRILTMNAGETIIQLK, encoded by the coding sequence ATGTTTAATCAAATCGATATTCACGGCTGTACTACGATTGAAGCTAAAATCCGGCTGGATAACTATCTAAATTCATTATCCCCCAATACGAAAGAAATTACTGTAGTTCACGGCTATTCAAGTAAAATACTACAACAATTTATTCGGAAGCAATATAAACATAAACGTGCTGGTCGGCGCATCTTAACAATGAATGCAGGCGAAACGATCATTCAATTAAAATAA
- a CDS encoding phosphatase PAP2 family protein, with the protein MEKFYQTMLSNIRKHPLLQKIIMGFTRYIPIITFIVYSILLVYLLYTQNTLLAKTLYKPLASFLIVTLLRKVINRKRPYEAMAIDPLIEHKQGESFPSRHTVSAFAIALACLQVNSLLGTIMLILAFVVSCSRILSGVHYISDVLSAVIIALIISFL; encoded by the coding sequence ATGGAAAAATTTTATCAAACAATGTTATCTAATATTCGTAAACATCCCTTGCTGCAAAAAATCATTATGGGCTTTACCCGCTATATCCCTATTATTACTTTTATTGTTTATTCAATTTTGCTCGTTTATTTACTTTATACTCAAAATACATTATTAGCTAAAACACTTTATAAGCCACTTGCTTCATTTTTAATTGTAACACTTTTGCGCAAAGTAATTAATCGTAAACGCCCTTATGAAGCTATGGCTATTGATCCTTTAATAGAACATAAGCAAGGTGAATCTTTCCCTTCACGACATACGGTCAGTGCTTTTGCAATTGCATTAGCTTGTCTTCAGGTAAATTCACTGCTTGGGACGATCATGTTAATTCTAGCATTTGTCGTTAGCTGTTCACGAATCTTAAGTGGTGTTCATTATATCAGTGATGTTCTAAGTGCCGTAATCATTGCTTTAATCATCAGTTTCCTCTAA
- a CDS encoding MurR/RpiR family transcriptional regulator, producing the protein MKREGIHGLIQYLNKTTNNATNTQVAKAIFTNRDKINEISLEKLAGDNYLSQASVSRFIKNQGYKNINEYRWDFIAGQQMLRLNAFNNKKVIISKNNEEIKNDVKQSLQNAFNDIDKLDMTALERLVKIINNYKQVLFIGSEFSLANIYLVQLEMVQYGINAYSYNDPIIMAENLRSLKEDTLIICISTSGQWYNAPSTKEIRDILFSLNNPKILLTCITQHTDEAKFDYIYKFGNQRNDEISGYIQLTYFIPIFRNMYIRYID; encoded by the coding sequence ATGAAAAGAGAAGGTATTCATGGTTTAATTCAATATCTTAATAAAACTACTAATAATGCAACTAATACTCAGGTTGCTAAAGCAATCTTTACTAATCGTGATAAAATCAATGAAATCAGTCTTGAAAAACTAGCCGGTGACAATTACTTGTCTCAAGCTTCGGTTAGCCGGTTTATAAAAAATCAGGGTTATAAAAATATCAATGAGTATCGTTGGGATTTCATTGCTGGACAACAAATGCTGCGACTTAATGCTTTTAATAATAAAAAAGTGATTATTAGTAAAAATAACGAAGAAATTAAAAATGATGTAAAACAATCATTACAAAATGCTTTTAATGATATTGATAAGCTTGATATGACAGCACTTGAAAGATTAGTTAAAATAATCAATAATTATAAACAGGTTCTTTTTATTGGTTCTGAATTTTCATTGGCTAATATTTATCTAGTTCAATTAGAAATGGTTCAATATGGTATCAATGCTTATAGTTATAACGATCCCATTATTATGGCAGAAAATCTTAGGTCTTTGAAAGAAGATACCCTAATTATTTGTATCAGTACCAGTGGTCAATGGTACAATGCTCCTTCAACTAAGGAAATTAGAGATATCTTATTCAGTCTTAATAACCCTAAAATTCTTCTTACCTGCATTACACAGCATACTGATGAAGCAAAGTTTGATTATATCTATAAATTTGGCAATCAGCGTAATGATGAAATTAGCGGTTATATCCAGCTTACTTATTTTATTCCAATCTTTAGAAATATGTATATTCGTTACATCGACTAG
- a CDS encoding alpha/beta hydrolase family esterase, translated as MKKITKALLALTLSLLMLAAPISVNQLYANENILTEVTSDTINNYTYYEYDSEADGYTSERSNILTPIYYIFAGKQDLTSADKLIEEIGLLDNVHEWAGKVYIINPISTQYNNDDVTAFKKLAGTGVSNIKVIGIDEGATFVNNYISQNCYFIAGMMVYGGTMNSDLTYNVPIPAYLSSTATSAVSYYKQANQTDQSQSFNNYTIYQNSTNPLQIVVNSKTDETLKNAFDNAWETVFSKNYRQHNETTEFYNMPVTDTNLANAEQPYKLIETPIFDRLGIIHNQEINQTVSNMPGKYTWFEYLPNQVIDTKKDSVPLVLTLHGNGNDPRVQADSSGWIELATKENFIVVSPEWQDASVNFSKCDGLGDEGIINLIDDLKIKYPQIDRSRVYVTGLSAGGAESLLLGVKNSETFAGVGAVSGVNLYSEAITELTNDYKGHETPLLYICGDHDFFQMIPVDGSSQYGTSQLYGFSIWAEDSNTHIYSALQAYQKINDLTVTDMNMDLNPYYGIKLDNQQWTKLGEKDMYTGTLSNNNGVVMELAAIKDHAHWNYKPEAQYIWNFFKNYQRDLLTGELIFVNNGSNTTTVIDKKDDLTTSVKTGDEVEFEYLGILSVITITTFIYFKKKIA; from the coding sequence ATGAAAAAAATAACAAAAGCATTATTAGCACTAACATTGTCACTATTAATGTTAGCAGCTCCAATTTCAGTTAATCAATTATATGCAAATGAAAACATTTTAACTGAAGTAACTAGTGACACAATCAATAATTATACTTACTACGAATATGATAGTGAAGCAGATGGCTACACCTCAGAACGTAGTAATATCTTAACACCTATTTATTACATTTTTGCGGGAAAACAAGATCTTACTAGCGCTGATAAATTAATTGAAGAAATTGGTCTTCTCGATAATGTTCATGAATGGGCAGGGAAAGTATATATTATTAATCCTATATCAACGCAATATAACAATGATGATGTCACAGCCTTCAAAAAATTAGCCGGCACTGGTGTCAGCAACATTAAAGTGATCGGAATTGATGAGGGTGCCACTTTCGTCAATAATTATATTAGTCAAAATTGTTACTTTATTGCTGGAATGATGGTATATGGCGGTACAATGAATAGCGATTTAACTTATAACGTTCCTATACCAGCATATTTAAGTTCAACAGCAACATCAGCTGTTAGTTATTACAAACAAGCTAATCAAACTGACCAATCTCAATCATTTAACAACTACACGATCTATCAAAATTCTACAAATCCATTACAAATCGTGGTAAATTCAAAAACAGATGAAACATTAAAAAATGCATTCGATAATGCCTGGGAAACAGTTTTTTCTAAAAACTATCGTCAGCATAATGAAACAACCGAGTTCTATAATATGCCTGTTACTGATACAAATTTAGCTAATGCTGAGCAACCGTATAAACTAATTGAAACGCCAATTTTTGATCGCCTTGGAATCATTCATAATCAAGAGATTAATCAAACTGTCTCAAATATGCCTGGAAAATACACTTGGTTTGAATATTTACCTAATCAAGTAATTGATACTAAGAAAGATTCAGTTCCTTTAGTTCTTACGCTTCATGGAAACGGTAATGATCCTCGGGTTCAAGCCGATTCTTCTGGTTGGATTGAATTAGCTACAAAAGAGAACTTTATCGTTGTATCCCCAGAATGGCAGGATGCTAGTGTCAATTTTTCAAAATGCGATGGTTTAGGGGATGAAGGAATTATTAACTTAATTGATGATTTGAAAATTAAATATCCACAAATCGACAGATCACGAGTATATGTTACCGGCTTATCAGCAGGCGGTGCCGAGTCATTATTATTAGGGGTCAAGAATAGTGAAACTTTTGCAGGGGTTGGGGCTGTTTCTGGTGTCAATCTTTATAGTGAAGCAATCACTGAATTAACCAATGATTATAAAGGACATGAAACACCTTTATTATATATTTGTGGTGATCATGATTTCTTTCAAATGATTCCTGTTGATGGTTCAAGTCAATACGGTACTTCACAATTATATGGTTTTAGTATTTGGGCTGAAGACAGTAATACACATATATATAGTGCCCTACAAGCATATCAAAAAATCAATGACTTAACCGTGACGGATATGAATATGGATTTAAACCCTTATTATGGCATTAAATTAGATAATCAGCAATGGACAAAACTTGGTGAAAAAGACATGTATACAGGAACTTTGTCTAACAATAACGGTGTAGTAATGGAACTTGCTGCAATTAAAGATCATGCTCACTGGAACTATAAACCAGAAGCTCAATATATTTGGAATTTCTTTAAAAACTACCAACGTGATCTACTAACTGGTGAACTGATTTTTGTCAACAATGGTAGCAATACTACAACAGTTATTGATAAAAAAGATGATTTGACAACTTCTGTAAAAACAGGAGATGAAGTTGAATTTGAATATCTAGGTATTCTATCTGTTATTACGATAACTACTTTTATCTATTTTAAAAAGAAAATAGCATAA
- a CDS encoding carbon starvation protein A produces MNGLLLLALSMVALAAAYVIYGRYLEKTWGIDPKAKTPAVANEDGVDFVPSSKWEVFAHQFSSIAGAGPVTGPVMALMFGWVPTVLWIIVGGIFFGAVQDFGALYASVKSNGKSMGGIIEEYIGKTGKKLFFLFCWLFTLLVIAAFADMVAGTFNGFSAVDGSKLQPNAAAASISMLYIVVAIAFGFFLKKRHVSGKVQAMLGIGLIVLMLIGGIAFPIYFSKTTWLYVVFVYIFFASVTPMWLLKQPRDYLTTFLFVGMIVAAVVGVLFYNPTISLPAFTGFTSETGSYMFPTLFITIACGAVSGFHSLVSSETSSKQIKNEKDMLQVGYGSMLLESLLAILVVVVVGSLTQLVSDGVLTDQLASLVTAEGATPFTKFSVGVTAFVSKLGLPQEWGICIMTMFVSALALTSLDAVARIGRLSFQELFEVENSQEASGLNKILTNKYFATLITLFFGYLLSLGGYNNIWPLFGSANQLLAAMVLISLSVFLKVTGRKGFMLYIPMCTMLVVTLSSLGLSVYNIVNAWMTTGTFDFLTSGLQLIFAILLIALGVLVAFFDFRKLFKTKKV; encoded by the coding sequence ATGAATGGATTATTATTACTGGCGCTTTCGATGGTTGCATTGGCAGCAGCTTATGTAATTTATGGTCGCTATTTGGAGAAAACTTGGGGAATCGACCCTAAGGCTAAGACACCAGCGGTTGCTAATGAAGATGGGGTTGATTTTGTTCCTAGTAGCAAATGGGAAGTATTTGCACATCAGTTTTCATCAATCGCTGGAGCAGGACCTGTAACGGGACCGGTTATGGCATTGATGTTTGGTTGGGTACCTACAGTTTTATGGATTATTGTTGGGGGAATTTTCTTTGGTGCTGTCCAAGATTTTGGAGCACTTTATGCATCAGTAAAATCAAACGGTAAATCAATGGGTGGTATCATTGAAGAATATATTGGTAAAACTGGGAAGAAATTATTTTTCTTGTTTTGCTGGTTATTTACACTTTTGGTAATTGCTGCTTTTGCTGATATGGTAGCAGGAACATTTAATGGTTTTTCAGCTGTTGATGGTTCTAAATTACAGCCAAATGCTGCAGCTGCATCAATTTCAATGTTGTATATCGTTGTAGCGATTGCTTTTGGTTTCTTTTTAAAGAAACGGCATGTAAGTGGCAAAGTGCAAGCAATGCTAGGAATTGGCTTAATTGTTTTGATGTTAATTGGAGGGATTGCTTTTCCAATTTATTTCAGTAAAACAACTTGGCTATATGTCGTCTTTGTCTATATTTTCTTTGCTTCTGTTACACCAATGTGGTTATTGAAACAACCTCGTGATTATTTAACTACGTTTTTATTTGTTGGAATGATCGTGGCTGCAGTAGTCGGCGTACTATTCTATAACCCAACTATTTCACTACCAGCATTTACTGGTTTTACAAGTGAGACAGGCAGCTACATGTTCCCAACTTTGTTTATCACGATTGCTTGTGGAGCTGTTTCTGGTTTTCATTCACTGGTTTCATCAGAAACAAGTAGTAAACAAATCAAAAATGAAAAAGATATGTTACAAGTTGGTTATGGTTCAATGTTATTGGAATCACTATTAGCAATCTTAGTTGTTGTCGTAGTTGGTTCTTTAACTCAATTAGTTAGTGACGGTGTTTTAACTGATCAGCTAGCTTCATTAGTTACTGCTGAAGGAGCTACTCCATTTACTAAATTCTCAGTAGGGGTAACGGCTTTTGTTTCTAAACTAGGATTACCTCAAGAATGGGGAATTTGCATTATGACAATGTTCGTTTCAGCATTAGCTCTTACATCATTGGATGCTGTTGCAAGAATTGGACGTTTATCATTCCAAGAATTATTTGAAGTAGAAAATTCTCAAGAAGCTTCAGGGTTGAATAAAATTCTTACAAATAAGTATTTTGCAACATTAATTACCTTGTTCTTTGGTTATTTATTATCATTAGGTGGTTACAATAATATCTGGCCGTTATTCGGTTCAGCAAATCAATTGTTAGCAGCTATGGTATTGATTTCATTATCTGTTTTCCTAAAGGTGACTGGTCGAAAAGGATTTATGTTATACATTCCAATGTGTACAATGCTGGTAGTAACTTTAAGTTCACTTGGTCTTTCTGTATATAACATCGTAAATGCATGGATGACAACAGGAACTTTTGATTTCTTGACATCAGGACTACAATTGATTTTTGCAATTTTATTAATTGCTTTGGGAGTATTAGTTGCTTTCTTTGATTTTAGAAAATTATTTAAGACAAAAAAAGTGTAA
- a CDS encoding HAD family hydrolase, producing the protein MNYKAIIFDFNGTLFFDNDKHVLAWGKISKLIRGRGISDEELHEQFNGTPNAKNIQYMMNNQATSEELKKYSLLKEEYYREFCKQDKASFHLVDGAVAFFDKLKELGIPFTIASASIKENIDFFVESFNLDKWIDPEMIIYDDGSYSNKVNMFKDAAQKLKHNVKDILVFEDSFSGIANAYKAGIEKIVVICPQEKESEYRDLPGVIMTIQDFSDFNKLI; encoded by the coding sequence TTGAATTATAAAGCAATTATCTTTGATTTTAATGGAACATTATTCTTTGACAATGATAAACATGTTTTAGCTTGGGGAAAAATCTCCAAGCTGATTCGCGGTAGGGGGATCAGTGACGAGGAGTTGCATGAGCAGTTTAATGGAACACCGAATGCTAAAAATATTCAGTATATGATGAATAATCAAGCAACGAGTGAAGAGCTTAAAAAATATTCATTATTAAAAGAAGAATATTATCGTGAATTTTGTAAGCAAGATAAAGCATCTTTTCATTTGGTAGATGGAGCAGTAGCTTTTTTTGATAAATTAAAAGAACTGGGAATTCCTTTTACGATTGCTAGTGCTTCAATTAAAGAAAATATTGATTTTTTTGTTGAATCATTTAATCTAGATAAGTGGATTGACCCTGAAATGATTATCTATGATGATGGTTCCTATTCAAATAAAGTTAATATGTTTAAAGATGCAGCACAAAAATTAAAACATAATGTTAAAGATATTTTAGTGTTTGAAGATTCTTTTTCAGGAATTGCGAATGCATATAAAGCGGGAATTGAAAAAATCGTAGTAATCTGTCCTCAGGAAAAAGAAAGTGAGTATCGGGATTTACCTGGCGTTATCATGACGATACAAGACTTCAGTGATTTTAATAAATTAATCTAG